Proteins from a genomic interval of Salipiger sp. CCB-MM3:
- the treY gene encoding malto-oligosyltrehalose synthase — MRPLIATYRLQLRQGVDFVRAAQLLPYIADLGVSHLYLSPIFTAQSGSTHGYDVANPAEIDPVLGGRSGFERLVTAALAHGLDIVLDLVPNHTVLSTENPWLVDALTHGAESRFAKYFDVDWAEGLILPLLPQPKDEMLQQGAFKIDAGGQRITWEGGWLPLAPGSAESGDPRDVLDRQHWHLRHWVRERKRLTHRRFFNITSLIGMRVELPEVFEAMSALPLSLLREGLAHGLRIDHVDGLADPAEYLRRLRQEVGPKVPIWIEKILTGEERLQHWPVTGTTGYEANDRITRLLLDAEGMDRLDRMWRGATGAKGDYAAACRAARHQILSEDLAAELSELTRIALQALNETDAEEDPALVKPEQIKEALRALLVAFPRYRSYIDGDGPSAEDLQLLTQTAEEAAATLPDRQMLDRLHARLAAPKGRAGRAFVRRFQQVTGAVVAKAQEDTAFYRHTRCLAEAEVGSEPDAPPLTPAEFEDYCTERARLWPQALTLGSSHDTKRGEDARARLIALTHLPEEAAVLWAQAARLKGPNPPDGSVRWYILQSAIALWDPDRADLEDRLAEHLEKALREAKELTDWHDPDEDAEAQAADFGRALLAQWRADPPEALRKLGTMGEGLSLTQLALRVFMPGVPDIYQGSEKGSFDLTDPDNRTPLDPAAPISVFGWRKTALLKELVALRRADPELFTKGSTRLTAEAEGLALTRSLEGRAQRLLFSAEGAFDPQFRCACSAKTTAAQ; from the coding sequence GTGAGACCTCTTATCGCGACCTACCGGCTGCAACTTCGTCAGGGTGTCGACTTTGTGCGCGCCGCGCAGCTTTTGCCCTATATCGCCGATCTGGGGGTCAGCCATCTCTACCTCTCGCCGATCTTCACGGCGCAGAGCGGCTCGACCCACGGCTATGACGTGGCCAATCCCGCCGAGATCGACCCGGTGCTTGGCGGGCGCTCCGGCTTTGAGCGCCTGGTGACGGCGGCGCTGGCGCATGGTCTCGACATCGTGCTCGACCTCGTGCCCAATCATACGGTGCTCAGCACAGAAAACCCGTGGCTTGTGGATGCGCTGACCCATGGCGCCGAGAGCCGCTTTGCCAAGTATTTCGACGTCGACTGGGCCGAGGGGCTGATCCTGCCGCTGCTGCCGCAGCCGAAAGACGAGATGCTGCAGCAGGGGGCCTTTAAGATCGACGCTGGCGGGCAGCGCATCACATGGGAGGGCGGCTGGCTGCCGCTCGCCCCCGGCAGCGCCGAAAGCGGCGATCCTCGGGACGTGCTTGACCGCCAGCACTGGCATCTGCGCCACTGGGTGCGCGAGCGCAAACGCCTGACCCACCGCCGGTTTTTCAATATCACCAGCCTCATCGGGATGCGGGTCGAACTGCCCGAGGTCTTCGAGGCCATGAGCGCCCTGCCGCTTTCGCTGCTGCGCGAGGGCTTGGCGCATGGGCTGCGGATCGACCATGTGGACGGGCTCGCCGATCCCGCCGAATACCTGCGTCGCCTGCGACAAGAGGTGGGGCCGAAGGTGCCGATCTGGATCGAGAAAATCCTCACCGGCGAGGAACGGCTGCAGCATTGGCCGGTCACCGGCACCACCGGCTATGAGGCCAACGACCGGATCACCCGGCTGCTGCTGGACGCCGAGGGGATGGACCGGCTCGACCGGATGTGGCGCGGCGCGACCGGGGCCAAGGGCGACTATGCGGCGGCCTGCCGCGCCGCGCGGCACCAGATCCTGTCGGAGGATCTGGCGGCGGAACTGTCGGAACTGACCCGCATCGCGCTGCAGGCGCTGAACGAGACCGACGCCGAGGAGGATCCCGCGTTGGTCAAGCCCGAGCAGATCAAAGAGGCGCTGCGCGCGCTGCTCGTCGCCTTCCCGCGCTACCGCAGTTACATCGACGGCGACGGCCCGAGCGCCGAGGATCTGCAGCTGCTGACCCAGACCGCCGAAGAGGCCGCCGCCACGCTGCCCGACCGCCAGATGCTGGACCGGCTGCACGCGCGGCTCGCCGCCCCGAAAGGCCGCGCTGGCCGCGCCTTCGTCCGGCGCTTTCAGCAAGTGACCGGCGCAGTGGTCGCCAAGGCGCAGGAGGACACCGCCTTTTACCGCCACACCCGCTGTCTCGCCGAGGCCGAGGTCGGATCCGAGCCCGATGCGCCACCGCTGACCCCGGCGGAGTTCGAGGACTATTGCACCGAGCGCGCCCGCCTCTGGCCGCAGGCGCTGACGCTGGGGTCGAGCCATGACACCAAACGCGGCGAGGACGCGCGCGCGCGGCTCATCGCGCTGACCCATCTGCCGGAAGAGGCCGCGGTTCTCTGGGCGCAGGCCGCCCGACTGAAAGGGCCGAACCCGCCTGACGGTTCGGTGCGCTGGTATATCCTGCAATCGGCCATCGCGCTTTGGGATCCGGACCGCGCGGACCTTGAGGACCGGCTGGCAGAGCATCTCGAGAAGGCGCTGCGCGAGGCCAAGGAACTCACCGACTGGCACGACCCCGACGAGGACGCCGAGGCGCAGGCGGCAGACTTCGGGCGGGCGCTTCTGGCGCAGTGGCGGGCGGACCCGCCCGAGGCGCTGCGCAAGCTTGGGACGATGGGCGAGGGGCTGTCGCTGACGCAGCTTGCCCTGCGCGTCTTCATGCCGGGCGTGCCGGACATCTATCAGGGCAGCGAAAAGGGCAGCTTCGATCTGACCGACCCGGACAACCGCACGCCGCTCGACCCCGCCGCGCCGATCTCGGTGTTTGGCTGGCG
- the treZ gene encoding malto-oligosyltrehalose trehalohydrolase yields MQPRWGAHADGDGLWSFGLWAPKARRVQLLLEGREIAMRSETGIWSVRLPARAGMAYLFRIDGRDVPDPAARAQLGGVEGPSLTVDPARYDWGTPWQGRPLEEAVIFELHVGAFTPEGTFAAAARRLPDLASLGITAIEIMPVSQFAGRRGWGYDGVLIRAPHPAYGTPDDLRDLVARAQSLGMMVILDLVMNHFGPFGNLLPSYAPEFFNQRPTPWGDGIAFERAEVQAFFRDAALGWLREYRLDGFRFDAVHEIRDGQDQRFMRQLAAEIHALDLGRPVHLICEDERNLPHLREAGFDAEWNDDWHNAMHVAVTGETHGYYSRFAEDPFDDVAKALSRGQVDEGQPHPEEPRGAPAAHLPWTAFVNANQTHDQIGNRALGERLISLIGDGPARVLHAALLLMPFVPMLFMGEEEGSEVPFLFFCDPPDEAGRAAVRRGRGAELTRIGYDLSGMPDPTGPEALEASRPYPASDPGRAAAWRDLTRDLLELRARKIVPLLSSGKLGLGAVTRLGARAYVVRWPFAAGEIRMLLSLGEPATGAQGLPRAEFRLGDPTLDPFAIEVEITA; encoded by the coding sequence ATGCAGCCGCGGTGGGGCGCTCATGCGGACGGGGATGGCCTGTGGTCCTTCGGCCTCTGGGCTCCCAAGGCGCGGCGGGTGCAACTGCTGCTCGAGGGTCGCGAGATCGCCATGCGCAGCGAGACGGGGATCTGGAGCGTGCGGCTGCCCGCGCGGGCCGGCATGGCTTATCTGTTCAGGATCGACGGGCGGGATGTGCCCGACCCGGCGGCGCGCGCCCAGCTTGGCGGCGTCGAGGGGCCATCGCTCACCGTCGATCCCGCGCGCTACGACTGGGGCACGCCATGGCAGGGGCGGCCGCTCGAAGAGGCGGTGATCTTTGAGCTGCATGTGGGGGCCTTCACCCCCGAGGGCACTTTCGCCGCCGCTGCCCGCCGCCTGCCGGACCTTGCCAGCCTAGGCATCACCGCCATCGAGATCATGCCGGTCTCGCAATTCGCCGGACGCCGCGGCTGGGGCTATGACGGCGTGCTGATCCGCGCGCCGCATCCGGCCTATGGCACGCCCGACGATCTGCGCGATCTGGTGGCGCGGGCCCAAAGCCTTGGCATGATGGTGATCCTCGATCTGGTGATGAACCACTTCGGCCCCTTCGGAAATCTGCTCCCCAGCTATGCGCCCGAGTTCTTCAACCAGCGCCCGACGCCCTGGGGTGACGGCATCGCCTTCGAACGGGCCGAGGTGCAGGCGTTTTTCCGTGACGCCGCCTTGGGCTGGCTGCGGGAGTACCGGCTCGACGGGTTTCGCTTCGACGCGGTGCATGAAATCCGCGACGGGCAGGACCAGCGTTTCATGCGCCAGCTTGCCGCCGAGATCCATGCGCTCGATCTGGGGCGCCCGGTGCATCTGATCTGCGAGGACGAGCGCAACCTGCCGCATCTGCGCGAGGCCGGGTTCGACGCCGAATGGAATGACGATTGGCACAATGCGATGCATGTGGCGGTCACCGGCGAGACCCATGGCTATTACAGCCGCTTTGCCGAGGATCCCTTTGACGATGTCGCCAAGGCGCTGAGCCGCGGGCAGGTGGACGAGGGCCAGCCCCACCCAGAAGAACCGCGCGGCGCGCCCGCCGCGCATCTGCCGTGGACCGCTTTCGTCAACGCCAATCAGACCCATGACCAGATCGGCAACCGCGCGCTTGGCGAGCGGCTGATCTCGCTGATCGGCGACGGCCCGGCGCGGGTGCTGCATGCGGCGCTTTTGCTGATGCCCTTCGTGCCGATGCTGTTCATGGGCGAGGAAGAGGGCAGCGAGGTGCCCTTTCTGTTCTTCTGCGATCCCCCCGACGAGGCCGGGCGCGCGGCGGTGCGCAGGGGCCGCGGTGCCGAATTGACCCGCATCGGCTATGACCTGTCGGGAATGCCCGACCCCACCGGCCCGGAGGCGCTGGAGGCCTCGCGCCCCTATCCCGCGTCAGACCCGGGGCGGGCGGCGGCATGGCGCGATCTGACCCGCGATCTGCTGGAGCTGCGCGCGCGCAAGATCGTGCCGCTGCTCAGCTCGGGCAAGCTTGGGCTGGGCGCGGTCACGCGGCTTGGCGCGCGGGCTTATGTCGTGCGCTGGCCTTTCGCGGCGGGCGAGATCCGCATGCTGCTGTCGCTGGGAGAGCCCGCCACCGGCGCGCAGGGGCTGCCGCGCGCCGAGTTTCGGCTTGGCGATCCGACCCTTGATCCCTTTGCCATCGAAGTGGAGATCACCGCGTGA
- the glgX gene encoding glycogen debranching protein GlgX, with protein sequence MIDPRDVSIDPARSRPDQLGARFDGEGTNFALFSDHAENVELCLFDEAGAQELTRLELPRAEGGIFFGYCPDLGPGQAYGYRVHGPFEPESGHRFNPHKLLLDPYAMAMRGQLTWDDALFGYPAGGSDLDLDTRDSAPFMPKAVVADPVFDWEADAAPQVRWRDTVIYEAHVKGLTMRHPGVVQADRGTFRALASAPIIEHLQKLGVTTIELLPIHAMVQDRHLIEKGLRNYWGYNTLGFFAPNRTYLATEDVREVRAAVKRFHAAGIEVILDVVYNHTAEGNELGPTLSFKGIDNASYYLLSPENRRHGFDTTGTGNTLNVAHPMVLRMVMDSLRYWVEAFHVDGFRFDLASTLAREPDGFEREGAFFNAIRQDPVLSQIKLIAEPWDVGEGGYQVGGFPWPFREWNDKFRDDVRGFWKREPGKLGGLSERLMGSPVQFNHSHRPATSSVNFIAAHDGFTLWDTVSYNDKHNEANGEDGRDGHNHNLSDNMGHEGATDDPGIIAARTRRVKGMLATLFLSHGVPMLLAGDEMGQTQSGNNNAYCQDNETTWINWEAARPGLVEAVSALTALRRDWRGHLAPYGFWPRPEATESIWLHPEGREMSERDWQDGGLFAMGLRHHQEDCPDLLILINGGESCTFTLPEGAWELILDTGRDDTGSDGITCAERPGPQITVGTQSVAVLRDRGGAAGAGRV encoded by the coding sequence ATGATCGATCCGCGTGACGTCTCTATCGACCCAGCCCGGTCCCGACCGGACCAGCTTGGGGCCCGCTTCGACGGGGAGGGCACCAACTTCGCGCTCTTCTCCGACCATGCGGAAAACGTCGAGCTGTGCCTGTTCGACGAGGCTGGCGCGCAGGAGCTGACCCGGCTGGAGCTGCCCCGCGCCGAGGGCGGTATCTTCTTTGGCTACTGTCCCGACCTCGGGCCGGGGCAGGCCTATGGCTACCGGGTGCATGGGCCGTTCGAGCCGGAAAGCGGCCATCGCTTCAACCCGCACAAGCTGTTGCTCGACCCCTATGCCATGGCGATGCGCGGTCAGCTGACGTGGGACGATGCGCTGTTTGGCTATCCGGCGGGCGGCTCGGATCTGGATCTCGACACCCGAGACAGCGCGCCTTTCATGCCCAAGGCGGTGGTTGCGGACCCGGTGTTCGACTGGGAGGCGGATGCCGCGCCGCAGGTGCGCTGGCGCGATACGGTGATCTACGAGGCGCATGTGAAGGGGCTCACCATGCGCCATCCCGGCGTGGTGCAGGCCGACCGGGGCACCTTCCGCGCGCTTGCCTCTGCCCCGATCATCGAGCATTTGCAAAAGCTTGGCGTCACGACGATCGAACTGCTGCCGATCCACGCCATGGTGCAGGACCGGCATCTGATCGAGAAGGGGCTGCGCAACTACTGGGGCTATAACACGCTGGGGTTCTTCGCGCCGAACCGCACCTATCTGGCGACCGAGGACGTGCGTGAGGTGCGCGCCGCGGTGAAACGCTTCCACGCCGCCGGGATCGAGGTGATCCTCGATGTGGTCTACAACCACACCGCCGAGGGCAACGAGCTTGGCCCGACCCTGTCGTTCAAGGGCATCGACAACGCCAGCTACTACCTGCTGTCGCCCGAGAACCGCCGCCACGGCTTTGACACCACCGGCACCGGCAACACGCTCAATGTCGCGCATCCGATGGTGCTGCGCATGGTGATGGACAGCCTGCGCTATTGGGTCGAGGCCTTTCACGTCGACGGTTTCCGCTTTGATCTCGCCTCGACGCTGGCGCGCGAGCCCGATGGGTTCGAGCGTGAGGGCGCCTTCTTCAACGCCATCCGGCAAGACCCGGTGCTGAGCCAGATCAAGCTGATCGCCGAGCCTTGGGACGTGGGCGAGGGCGGCTATCAGGTGGGCGGCTTCCCGTGGCCCTTCCGCGAGTGGAACGACAAGTTTCGCGACGACGTGCGCGGCTTCTGGAAGCGCGAGCCGGGCAAGCTTGGCGGCCTGTCGGAGCGGCTGATGGGCAGCCCGGTGCAGTTCAACCACTCGCACCGCCCGGCCACCTCTTCGGTCAACTTCATCGCCGCCCATGACGGCTTCACGCTTTGGGACACGGTCTCGTACAACGACAAGCACAATGAGGCGAACGGCGAGGATGGCCGCGACGGCCACAACCACAACCTGTCGGACAATATGGGCCATGAGGGCGCCACCGACGATCCCGGCATCATTGCCGCGCGCACGCGGCGGGTGAAGGGCATGCTGGCGACGCTGTTCCTGTCGCATGGGGTGCCGATGCTGCTGGCGGGCGACGAGATGGGCCAGACCCAAAGCGGCAACAACAACGCCTATTGTCAGGACAATGAAACCACCTGGATCAACTGGGAGGCGGCGCGTCCGGGGCTGGTCGAGGCGGTCTCGGCGCTGACCGCGCTGCGCCGCGACTGGCGCGGGCATCTGGCGCCCTATGGGTTCTGGCCACGCCCCGAGGCGACCGAGAGCATCTGGCTGCATCCCGAGGGCCGCGAGATGTCCGAGCGCGATTGGCAGGACGGTGGGCTTTTCGCCATGGGGCTGCGGCACCATCAGGAAGACTGCCCGGATCTGCTGATCCTGATCAACGGCGGCGAGTCCTGCACCTTCACCCTGCCCGAGGGGGCGTGGGAGCTTATCCTCGACACCGGACGTGACGACACTGGGAGCGACGGGATCACCTGCGCAGAGCGCCCCGGACCGCAGATCACCGTGGGGACGCAATCGGTGGCGGTGCTGCGTGATCGCGGCGGCGCTGCGGGCGCGGGAAGAGTCTGA
- a CDS encoding sugar phosphate nucleotidyltransferase — MRISKSLPSTARCLPFLLAGGRGARLFELTSAQCKPALSFGSGEGRIVDFILAAAERAQFESLFVATQYRPNDLCQHLNRHWAHGFAKGISVRDGEFLSPYGYRGTADALRCNITALDAYAPRDVMVLSGDHVLDIDLEQLLAHHRGHGLPVTVAATPVPLSQARGFGIFDLDADGEVFGFAEKPADPQPMQGDPERALASTGIYVFDWIWLKQVLREAPGRPTTRHDFGQDILPLALREAALSVYRLPDSRDGQSAYWRDVGSLDAYRRAQLDFAAEVPPVALPKTMQRAQTDCIDSIAEGTVFLPGSKIGRRCQIRGAIVGTGVRLPDGFRAGYDAEEDARFFRRTPEGTLLITAEMMDRRNAALRKTTARAPIHRVPRMTALTSLEG, encoded by the coding sequence ATGCGGATTTCCAAAAGCTTGCCAAGCACCGCCCGGTGCCTTCCCTTCCTGCTGGCGGGCGGTCGCGGCGCGCGTCTCTTTGAGCTCACCAGCGCGCAGTGCAAACCGGCCCTCAGCTTTGGATCCGGCGAGGGACGGATCGTCGATTTCATTCTGGCGGCAGCCGAGCGGGCGCAATTCGAAAGCCTCTTCGTTGCCACGCAATACCGCCCCAATGACCTGTGCCAGCACCTCAATCGGCATTGGGCGCATGGCTTTGCCAAAGGGATTTCGGTGCGCGACGGCGAATTTCTGAGCCCCTATGGCTATCGCGGCACCGCCGACGCGCTGCGCTGCAATATCACCGCGCTCGACGCCTATGCGCCGCGCGACGTCATGGTGCTGTCGGGCGATCATGTGCTCGACATCGACCTTGAGCAGCTGCTCGCCCATCACCGCGGGCACGGCTTGCCGGTCACCGTCGCGGCGACGCCGGTGCCGCTGTCGCAGGCGCGCGGCTTTGGCATCTTCGATCTCGATGCGGATGGCGAAGTCTTTGGCTTTGCCGAAAAGCCCGCCGACCCGCAGCCGATGCAGGGCGACCCCGAGCGCGCGCTGGCCTCGACCGGCATCTATGTGTTCGACTGGATCTGGCTCAAGCAGGTGCTGCGCGAAGCGCCCGGTCGCCCGACCACGCGGCATGACTTCGGGCAGGACATCCTGCCGCTGGCGCTGCGCGAGGCGGCGCTGTCGGTCTACCGGCTGCCCGACAGCCGCGACGGCCAAAGCGCCTATTGGCGCGATGTGGGCTCGCTCGATGCCTACCGGCGCGCGCAGCTTGATTTCGCCGCCGAGGTGCCGCCGGTGGCGCTGCCCAAGACCATGCAGCGGGCGCAGACCGACTGTATCGACAGCATCGCCGAGGGCACGGTGTTCCTGCCCGGCAGCAAGATCGGCAGGCGCTGCCAGATCAGGGGCGCCATCGTCGGCACCGGCGTGCGGCTGCCGGATGGGTTCCGCGCGGGCTATGACGCCGAAGAGGATGCCCGTTTCTTCCGCAGAACCCCCGAGGGCACGCTGCTGATCACCGCCGAGATGATGGACCGGCGCAACGCCGCCCTGCGCAAGACCACAGCACGGGCCCCCATCCACCGGGTGCCCCGGATGACCGCTCTCACCAGCTTGGAAGGCTGA
- a CDS encoding DUF2474 family protein: MRGKRLLWFIALWLAGVACVGAVALLIRAALPY, encoded by the coding sequence ATGCGCGGCAAGCGGCTCCTGTGGTTCATCGCGCTCTGGCTGGCCGGGGTCGCCTGCGTCGGCGCGGTGGCGCTGCTGATCCGGGCGGCGCTGCCTTATTAA
- the cydB gene encoding cytochrome d ubiquinol oxidase subunit II, which produces MFGLELSFIWAGIIAFAVLVYVILDGFDLGVGILFPLAKTEQDRDVMMNSVAPIWDGNETWLVLGGGGLFAVFPLAYAVVMPALYVPIILMLLALIFRGVAFEYRWRTKRWKRLWDFAFFGGSLVAAFSQGMALGGLVQGIEVVNRGYAGGWWDWLSPFSLLTGLAVTTGYALLGATWLVMKLEGDIHDKMRRIAQPLGLATLVFLGLVSIFTPLQDEVYFQRWFSGGSLAFVVVVPVLVLLCAAGLWKGLRGGGDHLPFFSALGFFVLGFIGIGISFYPMIVPPSLTIVEAAAPDSSLGFALVGTVILIPIILAYTAYAYWVFRGKIDPSEGYH; this is translated from the coding sequence ATGTTCGGACTGGAGCTTTCCTTCATCTGGGCCGGGATCATCGCCTTTGCGGTGCTGGTCTATGTGATCCTCGACGGGTTCGACCTTGGCGTCGGCATCCTGTTTCCGCTGGCCAAGACCGAGCAGGACCGCGACGTGATGATGAACTCGGTGGCGCCCATTTGGGACGGCAACGAGACATGGCTGGTGCTGGGCGGCGGCGGGCTGTTTGCGGTCTTTCCCTTGGCCTATGCGGTGGTCATGCCGGCGCTTTACGTGCCGATCATCCTGATGCTGCTGGCGCTGATCTTTCGCGGCGTGGCCTTCGAGTACCGCTGGCGTACCAAGCGCTGGAAGCGGCTGTGGGATTTCGCCTTTTTCGGCGGCTCGCTGGTGGCGGCCTTCTCGCAGGGCATGGCGCTTGGCGGGCTGGTGCAGGGCATCGAAGTGGTGAACCGCGGCTATGCGGGCGGCTGGTGGGACTGGCTGTCGCCCTTCTCGTTGTTGACCGGGCTGGCGGTGACCACGGGCTATGCGCTGCTGGGGGCCACATGGCTGGTGATGAAGCTCGAGGGCGACATCCACGACAAGATGCGCCGCATCGCGCAGCCTTTGGGGCTGGCGACGCTGGTTTTCCTTGGGCTGGTGTCGATCTTCACCCCGCTGCAGGACGAGGTCTATTTCCAGCGCTGGTTCAGCGGCGGCTCGCTCGCCTTTGTGGTGGTGGTGCCGGTGCTTGTGCTGCTATGCGCGGCGGGGCTGTGGAAAGGGCTGCGCGGCGGCGGCGACCATTTGCCGTTCTTCTCGGCGCTGGGGTTCTTCGTGCTGGGGTTCATCGGCATCGGCATCAGCTTTTACCCGATGATCGTGCCGCCCTCGCTGACCATCGTCGAGGCCGCGGCCCCCGACAGCAGCCTTGGCTTTGCCTTGGTCGGCACGGTGATCCTGATCCCGATCATCCTTGCCTATACCGCCTATGCCTATTGGGTGTTCCGCGGCAAGATCGACCCCTCCGAGGGCTATCACTGA
- a CDS encoding cytochrome ubiquinol oxidase subunit I, with amino-acid sequence MTAEVSAEVLARIQFAFTVSFHIIFPAFSIGLASYLAVLNGAWLWTKDGRYLSLFNYWKKIFAVAFGMGVVSGIVMSYQFGTNWSVFSDKAGPVVGPMMAYEVLTAFFLEAGFLGIMLFGRQRVGDGLHMLATFMVAFGTLISATWILAVNSWMHTPAGFSIAENGQFVPEDWWQIVFNPSFPYRLVHMVLAAYLTTALVVGGASAWQLLRTPGHPVSKKSLSMAMWMLVIVAPIQIFAGDQHGLNTLEHQPAKIAAMEGHFESHEGGVPLVLFAIPDQENQELDYALEIPHLGSLILTHSWEGQIPALSEFPIEDQPPVWIVFWSFRVMVALGFAFLGLGLWGLWARWRGWLYHDPWLLRASVALGPTGFVAVLAGWITTEVGRQPWTVYGLLRTSDSHSPLDLPALTTSLIGFVVVYFFVFGAGTFYLLRMMRKAPDTPRLGLRDGPIRTAGIMPGPAQPRDQRSD; translated from the coding sequence ATGACCGCAGAAGTGTCCGCAGAAGTCCTCGCCCGGATTCAATTCGCCTTTACGGTGTCGTTCCACATCATCTTCCCCGCCTTCTCGATCGGGCTGGCCAGTTATCTTGCCGTGCTCAACGGCGCGTGGCTGTGGACGAAGGACGGGCGCTACCTGTCGCTGTTCAATTACTGGAAGAAGATTTTCGCGGTCGCCTTTGGCATGGGCGTCGTCTCGGGCATCGTCATGTCGTATCAGTTCGGCACCAATTGGTCGGTGTTTTCCGACAAGGCCGGGCCGGTGGTCGGGCCGATGATGGCCTATGAGGTGCTGACCGCCTTCTTCCTCGAGGCGGGGTTTCTGGGCATCATGCTGTTCGGGCGGCAGCGGGTGGGCGACGGGCTGCACATGCTGGCGACCTTCATGGTGGCCTTCGGCACGCTGATCTCGGCCACATGGATCCTTGCGGTGAACAGCTGGATGCACACGCCCGCCGGGTTCTCGATCGCCGAGAATGGTCAGTTCGTGCCCGAGGATTGGTGGCAGATCGTCTTCAACCCCTCTTTCCCCTACCGGCTGGTGCATATGGTGCTGGCGGCCTATCTCACGACGGCGCTTGTGGTGGGCGGGGCCTCGGCGTGGCAATTGCTGAGGACGCCGGGGCATCCGGTATCGAAAAAGAGCCTGTCGATGGCCATGTGGATGCTGGTGATCGTCGCGCCGATCCAGATTTTCGCAGGCGACCAGCACGGGCTGAACACGCTGGAGCATCAGCCCGCCAAGATCGCCGCCATGGAGGGGCATTTCGAAAGCCATGAGGGCGGCGTGCCGCTGGTGCTTTTCGCGATCCCCGATCAGGAGAACCAAGAGCTGGATTACGCGCTGGAGATCCCGCATCTGGGCTCGCTGATCCTGACCCACAGCTGGGAGGGGCAGATCCCCGCGCTGTCGGAATTTCCCATCGAGGATCAGCCCCCGGTCTGGATCGTCTTCTGGTCGTTCCGGGTGATGGTGGCGCTTGGCTTTGCCTTCCTTGGCCTCGGGCTCTGGGGGCTTTGGGCGCGCTGGCGCGGCTGGCTTTACCACGACCCATGGCTGCTGCGCGCGTCGGTTGCGCTGGGGCCGACGGGGTTTGTCGCGGTGCTGGCGGGCTGGATCACCACCGAGGTCGGGCGGCAGCCGTGGACGGTCTACGGCTTGCTGCGCACCTCCGACAGCCATTCGCCGCTCGACCTGCCGGCGCTGACCACCTCGCTGATCGGCTTTGTCGTGGTCTATTTCTTCGTCTTCGGGGCGGGCACCTTTTACCTGCTGCGGATGATGCGCAAAGCGCCCGACACGCCGCGGCTTGGCCTGCGTGACGGGCCGATCCGCACGGCGGGGATCATGCCCGGCCCCGCGCAGCCCCGTGACCAGAGGAGCGACTGA